A portion of the Krasilnikovia cinnamomea genome contains these proteins:
- a CDS encoding small basic family protein, whose amino-acid sequence MIAVLALAAGVVLGIVLHPTVPPGLQPYLPIAVVAALDAVFGGVRAKLDGIFDDKQFVVSFIANVVVAALIVYLGDQLGVGGQLSTGVVVVLGVRIFGNVAAIRRHLFRA is encoded by the coding sequence ATGATCGCCGTACTCGCCCTGGCCGCCGGTGTCGTTCTCGGCATCGTGCTGCACCCGACCGTGCCGCCGGGCCTGCAGCCGTACCTGCCCATCGCCGTGGTGGCGGCGCTGGACGCCGTGTTCGGCGGCGTCCGGGCGAAGCTGGACGGCATCTTCGACGACAAGCAGTTCGTGGTGTCGTTCATCGCCAACGTGGTGGTGGCCGCGCTGATCGTCTACCTGGGTGACCAGCTGGGCGTGGGCGGGCAGCTCTCCACGGGCGTGGTGGTGGTGCTCGGAGTGCGGATCTTCGGCAATGTGGCGGCCATCCGCCGCCACCTGTTCCGGGCCTGA
- a CDS encoding DUF881 domain-containing protein, translating into MTSPVGGGERRTFTPDFLTELFRNPLDPGYADAAARRAREGPRSAPRRRLISTVSALTLIGVGFLLVVAYQQTVADEPGRTKARATLAEQVRHRRDGTVTLQNRADELRAEVATLQERELGGAAVARLRDLEAQTGLAPVHGPGAKITIGDGPTAVNPVTGKQSSDARVRDSDLQLAANALWAAGAEAIAINGQRLTATSTIRQAGEAILVDFRPVASPYEVVAIGPDSLAGDFRDGYAGRFFRELVARYGMSFDATTVHDVTLDAATELKLRVAVPSTPPPSGGPPSPGPDSPPPAGTPTKGGR; encoded by the coding sequence ATGACCTCGCCTGTAGGCGGCGGCGAGCGCCGGACCTTCACCCCGGACTTCCTGACCGAGCTGTTCCGCAATCCGCTCGACCCGGGCTACGCCGACGCGGCGGCCCGCCGGGCCCGCGAAGGCCCGCGCAGCGCCCCGCGACGGCGCCTGATCAGTACGGTCAGCGCGTTGACCCTGATCGGCGTCGGCTTCCTGCTGGTGGTGGCGTACCAGCAGACCGTCGCGGACGAGCCGGGGCGCACCAAGGCGCGGGCCACCCTGGCCGAGCAGGTGCGGCACCGGCGCGACGGCACGGTCACCCTGCAGAACCGCGCCGACGAGCTGCGCGCCGAGGTGGCGACGCTGCAGGAACGCGAGCTCGGTGGCGCCGCCGTGGCGCGGCTGCGTGACCTGGAGGCGCAGACCGGCCTGGCCCCCGTACACGGTCCCGGTGCCAAGATCACGATCGGCGACGGACCCACCGCGGTCAATCCGGTGACCGGCAAGCAGTCGAGCGACGCCCGCGTCCGCGACAGCGACCTGCAACTGGCGGCCAACGCGTTGTGGGCGGCCGGGGCGGAGGCGATCGCGATCAACGGCCAGCGGCTCACCGCCACCTCCACGATCCGGCAGGCGGGCGAGGCGATCCTGGTGGACTTCCGCCCGGTGGCCTCGCCGTACGAGGTGGTGGCGATCGGCCCGGACTCCCTGGCCGGCGACTTCCGCGACGGCTACGCTGGGCGCTTCTTCCGTGAGCTGGTCGCCCGGTACGGCATGAGTTTCGACGCGACCACCGTGCACGACGTGACCCTCGACGCGGCCACCGAGCTGAAGCTGCGGGTGGCGGTGCCGTCGACCCCACCGCCCTCCGGTGGCCCCCCGTCCCCCGGCCCGGACTCGCCCCCGCCGGCCGGCACCCCCACGAAAGGCGGCCGATGA
- a CDS encoding CDP-alcohol phosphatidyltransferase family protein has translation MPQQPAPVAPRPPAASDRIWTIPNVISFARLLGVPLFLYLLLVPHADVAALVVLALGGTTDWVDGYVARRTGTVSRLGELLDPFADRLYILATLIGFTVREVVPWWLTVALLAREVVLGVALLVLRRHGYGPPPVHYVGKTGTFVLLGAFPMLLLAHAVPATAAVAGPIGWGLAWWALGLYWAAAALYLMQTATVLRADRAARAGAGAG, from the coding sequence ATGCCGCAGCAGCCTGCGCCCGTCGCCCCGCGCCCACCGGCCGCCTCCGACCGGATCTGGACGATTCCGAACGTCATCAGCTTCGCGCGCCTGCTCGGCGTGCCGCTGTTCCTCTATCTTCTGCTCGTCCCGCACGCCGACGTCGCGGCGCTCGTGGTGCTCGCGCTGGGCGGCACCACCGACTGGGTCGACGGGTACGTCGCCCGGCGCACGGGCACGGTCAGCCGGCTGGGTGAGCTGCTCGACCCGTTCGCGGACCGGCTGTACATCCTCGCCACGCTGATCGGCTTCACCGTCCGCGAGGTCGTGCCGTGGTGGCTGACGGTCGCGCTGCTGGCCCGCGAGGTGGTGCTGGGGGTGGCGCTGCTGGTGCTGCGCCGCCACGGCTACGGGCCGCCGCCGGTGCACTACGTCGGCAAGACCGGCACGTTCGTCCTGCTCGGCGCGTTCCCCATGCTGCTGCTGGCGCACGCGGTGCCCGCGACCGCCGCCGTCGCCGGGCCGATCGGCTGGGGGCTGGCGTGGTGGGCGCTGGGCCTGTACTGGGCGGCGGCCGCGCTGTACCTGATGCAGACCGCCACCGTGCTGCGCGCCGACCGCGCCGCGCGGGCCGGGGCGGGCGCCGGATGA
- a CDS encoding sigma 54-interacting transcriptional regulator — protein sequence MTAAFPPRVPETPAHLPRTVGELRAAGHEFRTVKQELRDNLLDRLRSGAPRFPGIVGYDDTVLPEVERALLAGHDMVLLGERGQGKTRLIRGLVDLLDEWTPVIEGSELREHPYEPLTPASRRLAAELGDELGVAWLHRSQRYGEKLATPDTSVGDLIGDVDPIKVAEGRALGDPDTIHFGLVPRTNRGIFAVNELPDLAERIQVSLLNVLEERDIQVRGYQLRLPLDLLLVASANPEDYTNRGRIITPLKDRFGAEIRTHYPLELELETALIRQEAALCAEVPEHLVDVLARYTRAVRESPAVDARSGVSARFAIAAAETVAASALRRAGLRGDEPVARVCDTVSVTSTLRGKVEFDSGEEGREPEVLAHLLRVATAETFRSRLGGLDLSGFTDLVAEGAIIETGELVSAQELLAQIGTVPGLAKVLDRLGLGDAPSPGQAASGIEFALEGLHLTRRLAKEMTDDGRTLYGS from the coding sequence GTGACTGCTGCTTTTCCGCCGCGCGTCCCCGAAACACCCGCCCACCTGCCACGTACCGTCGGCGAGCTGCGCGCCGCCGGCCACGAATTCCGTACCGTCAAGCAGGAGCTGCGCGACAACCTGCTGGACCGGCTGCGCTCCGGTGCCCCCCGCTTCCCCGGCATCGTCGGCTACGACGACACCGTGCTGCCGGAGGTGGAGCGGGCCCTGCTGGCCGGGCACGACATGGTCCTGCTCGGCGAGCGGGGCCAGGGCAAGACCCGGCTCATCCGTGGCCTGGTCGACCTGCTCGACGAGTGGACCCCGGTCATCGAGGGTTCCGAACTGCGCGAACACCCGTACGAGCCGCTGACCCCGGCGTCGCGGCGGCTGGCCGCCGAGCTGGGCGATGAGCTGGGCGTGGCCTGGCTGCACCGCTCCCAGCGGTACGGCGAGAAGCTGGCCACCCCGGACACCAGCGTCGGCGACCTGATCGGCGACGTCGACCCGATCAAGGTGGCCGAGGGCCGGGCGCTGGGCGACCCCGACACGATCCACTTCGGACTCGTGCCGCGCACCAACCGCGGCATCTTCGCCGTCAACGAGCTGCCCGACCTGGCCGAGCGCATCCAGGTGTCGCTGCTCAACGTGCTGGAGGAACGCGACATCCAGGTCCGCGGCTACCAGCTGCGGCTGCCCCTGGATCTGCTGCTGGTGGCCAGCGCCAACCCGGAGGACTACACCAACCGGGGCCGGATCATCACCCCGCTCAAGGACCGGTTCGGCGCGGAGATCCGTACCCACTACCCCCTCGAACTGGAGCTGGAGACGGCGCTGATCCGGCAGGAGGCGGCGCTCTGCGCCGAGGTGCCCGAACACCTCGTCGACGTGCTGGCCCGCTACACCCGCGCCGTACGCGAATCCCCGGCCGTGGACGCCCGCTCCGGCGTGTCGGCCCGCTTCGCGATCGCGGCGGCCGAGACGGTCGCCGCCTCCGCGCTGCGCCGCGCCGGGTTGCGCGGCGACGAGCCGGTCGCCCGGGTCTGCGACACCGTCTCGGTGACCAGCACGCTGCGCGGCAAGGTCGAGTTCGACAGCGGCGAGGAGGGCCGGGAGCCCGAGGTGCTGGCCCACCTGCTGCGGGTGGCCACCGCGGAGACGTTCCGGTCGCGGCTGGGCGGGCTGGACCTGTCCGGCTTCACCGACCTGGTCGCCGAGGGCGCGATCATCGAGACCGGTGAGCTGGTCTCCGCGCAGGAGCTGCTGGCCCAGATCGGCACGGTGCCCGGCCTGGCCAAGGTGCTGGACCGGCTCGGCCTCGGCGACGCGCCCAGTCCGGGACAGGCGGCCTCGGGGATCGAGTTCGCCCTGGAGGGCCTGCACCTGACCCGGCGGCTGGCCAAGGAGATGACCGACGACGGCCGCACCCTCTACGGGAGCTGA
- a CDS encoding ABC-F family ATP-binding cassette domain-containing protein, with product MSATMIARDLAAGHGDRTLFTGLDLVVAPGDVIGLVGVNGAGKTTLLRTLAGLLSVESGSVSLSPPTATVGYLPQERERRPGETVHDFLARRTGVGPAHDAMEAAAEAMAAGVAAAYDGYDEALQRWLALGGADFEERALQVADEIGLGVAPTHPMTALSGGQAARAQMASLLLSRYDVFLLDEPTNDLDLDGLARLEQFVTGLRAGTVLVSHDREFLARTATAVLELDLHQQQVNLFGGGYESYLQERERARRHAREEYDEYAERKESLLERARTQRAWMEKGVRNARRKATDNDKNIKHFRGETSEKQAAKARQTEKLIERLEVVEEPRKEWELRMEIAAAPRAGAVVATVRDAVVRRGDFTLGPVTLQIDWADRVAITGANGSGKSTLLAAMLGRIPLDSGAAALGPGVVVGEVDQARGLFLGDSSLLAAFGAAVPEFKDAEIRTLLAKFGLKAAHVLRPAGTLSPGERTRAALALLQARGVNLLVLDEPTNHLDLAAIEQLESALASYAGTLLLVTHDRRMLAAVHTTRRFTVTDGRVTE from the coding sequence ATGAGCGCCACCATGATCGCCCGGGATCTCGCCGCGGGGCACGGCGACCGCACCCTGTTCACGGGGCTCGACCTGGTGGTCGCGCCGGGCGACGTGATCGGGCTGGTCGGTGTCAACGGCGCCGGGAAAACGACCCTACTTCGTACACTCGCGGGCCTGTTGAGCGTCGAGTCCGGCTCGGTGTCGCTGAGCCCGCCCACCGCGACCGTGGGCTACCTGCCGCAGGAGCGGGAGCGCCGCCCCGGCGAGACGGTGCACGACTTCCTGGCCCGGCGCACCGGGGTCGGGCCCGCGCACGACGCGATGGAGGCGGCGGCCGAGGCGATGGCGGCGGGGGTGGCGGCCGCGTACGACGGCTACGACGAGGCGTTGCAGCGCTGGCTGGCGCTGGGCGGCGCGGACTTCGAGGAGCGTGCGCTCCAGGTCGCCGACGAGATCGGGCTCGGGGTGGCTCCCACCCATCCGATGACCGCGCTGTCGGGCGGCCAGGCGGCCCGCGCCCAGATGGCGTCGCTGCTGCTCAGCCGCTACGACGTGTTCCTGCTCGACGAGCCCACCAACGACCTGGATCTCGACGGCCTGGCCCGGCTGGAGCAGTTCGTCACGGGATTGCGCGCGGGCACGGTGCTGGTCAGCCACGACCGCGAGTTCCTGGCCCGTACCGCGACCGCGGTGCTGGAACTGGACCTGCACCAGCAACAGGTCAACCTGTTCGGCGGCGGCTACGAGTCGTACCTGCAGGAGCGGGAGCGGGCCCGGCGGCACGCCCGCGAGGAGTACGACGAGTACGCCGAGCGCAAGGAGAGCCTGCTGGAGCGGGCCCGCACGCAGCGCGCCTGGATGGAGAAGGGCGTGCGCAACGCGCGCCGCAAGGCCACCGACAACGACAAGAACATCAAGCACTTCCGGGGCGAGACCAGCGAGAAGCAGGCGGCCAAGGCGCGGCAGACGGAGAAGCTGATCGAGCGCCTGGAGGTGGTCGAGGAGCCGCGCAAGGAGTGGGAGCTGCGGATGGAGATCGCCGCGGCGCCCCGCGCCGGGGCGGTCGTCGCCACCGTGCGCGACGCGGTGGTGCGCCGCGGCGACTTCACGCTGGGACCGGTGACGCTGCAGATCGACTGGGCGGACCGGGTGGCGATCACGGGCGCCAACGGCTCCGGGAAGTCGACGCTGCTGGCCGCGATGCTGGGCCGGATCCCGCTGGACTCGGGCGCGGCCGCACTCGGCCCGGGTGTGGTCGTGGGCGAGGTCGACCAGGCGCGCGGGCTGTTCCTGGGCGACAGCTCGCTGCTGGCCGCGTTCGGGGCGGCGGTGCCGGAATTCAAGGACGCGGAGATCCGTACGCTGCTGGCGAAGTTCGGTTTGAAGGCCGCGCACGTGCTGCGCCCGGCGGGCACGCTGTCGCCCGGTGAACGGACCCGGGCCGCGCTGGCGCTGCTGCAGGCGCGCGGGGTGAACCTGCTGGTGCTCGACGAGCCGACCAACCACCTGGACCTGGCCGCGATCGAGCAGCTGGAGTCGGCGCTGGCGAGCTACGCCGGGACGCTGCTGCTGGTCACCCACGACCGCCGGATGCTGGCGGCGGTGCACACCACCCGCCGCTTTACGGTCACCGACGGCCGCGTCACGGAGTGA
- a CDS encoding glycoside hydrolase family 10 protein, translating to MPRVPARALALGLALAAALGGVGSGLLRAATAEPPSAPPPVRTAAGGSCAGVPVAAPRQLRGMWLTTVNNIDFPSRPGLSEARVKAEYRAWLDLAVAQRHNAVFVHVRPSGDAFWPSAYAPWSQWLTGRRDGRGPGWDPMAFMVAEAHARNLQFHAWFNPYRGSQPAPAGTGADLAKLPATHPLRKHPDWALAYPTGPTGRLYFDPGNPDARRFVEDSMLEAVGKYDVDGVHFDDFFYPYPERGQDFPDDASYERRARPGQSRADWRRENVDTLVREMSERIRALKPWVQFGISPFGIWRNAATDRAGSDTRGLQSYDEIYADTRRWVRERWLDYVVPQLYWAIGFDRADYAKVLPWWAKLVEGTGVRLYIGIADYRVGEKGPWRDPAQLDRQLTLAARHRVDGSVHFSAKQVRANRLGAVTRYRDHHFAAPALPPVASRLAAAGPAAPQLSAARPAGSGAVRLDWRPGTGASPAAWALYRVTGGRAVLAATGSPGVPVTDPAPPPAPVTYCLTALDRAGNEGPPSNPAGI from the coding sequence GTGCCTCGTGTTCCCGCCCGGGCCCTCGCCCTCGGCCTCGCCCTCGCCGCCGCCCTCGGTGGCGTCGGGTCGGGGCTGCTGCGCGCCGCCACCGCCGAGCCGCCGTCGGCCCCACCGCCGGTGAGAACCGCGGCGGGCGGATCGTGCGCCGGGGTGCCGGTGGCGGCGCCACGGCAGCTGCGCGGGATGTGGCTCACCACGGTCAACAACATCGACTTCCCGAGCCGCCCCGGCCTGAGCGAGGCCCGGGTCAAGGCCGAGTACCGCGCCTGGCTCGACCTGGCGGTGGCACAGCGGCACAACGCGGTCTTCGTGCACGTCCGGCCCAGCGGGGACGCGTTCTGGCCGTCGGCGTACGCGCCGTGGTCGCAGTGGCTGACCGGGCGGCGCGACGGCCGGGGCCCCGGCTGGGACCCGATGGCGTTCATGGTGGCCGAGGCGCACGCCCGCAACCTGCAGTTCCACGCCTGGTTCAACCCGTACCGGGGCAGCCAGCCGGCGCCCGCGGGCACCGGGGCGGACCTCGCGAAGCTGCCCGCCACGCACCCGCTGCGCAAGCATCCGGACTGGGCGCTGGCGTACCCGACCGGACCCACCGGGCGGCTCTACTTCGACCCGGGCAACCCGGACGCCCGCCGCTTCGTCGAGGACTCCATGCTGGAGGCGGTCGGCAAGTACGACGTCGACGGGGTGCACTTCGACGACTTCTTCTACCCGTACCCGGAGCGGGGCCAGGACTTCCCGGACGACGCGAGCTACGAACGGCGGGCCCGGCCGGGGCAGAGCCGGGCCGACTGGCGGCGGGAGAACGTGGACACCCTGGTCCGCGAGATGAGCGAACGCATCCGGGCACTCAAGCCGTGGGTCCAGTTCGGGATCAGCCCGTTCGGGATCTGGCGCAACGCCGCCACGGACCGCGCCGGGTCGGACACCCGCGGGCTGCAGAGCTACGACGAGATCTACGCCGACACCCGGCGCTGGGTCCGCGAACGCTGGCTGGACTATGTGGTGCCCCAGCTGTACTGGGCGATCGGCTTCGACCGCGCGGACTACGCGAAGGTGCTGCCCTGGTGGGCGAAACTGGTCGAGGGCACCGGGGTGCGGCTCTACATCGGCATCGCCGACTACCGGGTGGGGGAGAAGGGCCCGTGGCGCGACCCCGCCCAGCTCGACCGCCAGCTCACCCTCGCCGCCCGGCACCGCGTCGACGGCAGCGTCCACTTCAGCGCGAAGCAGGTGCGCGCGAACCGGCTCGGCGCGGTCACCCGCTACCGCGACCACCACTTCGCCGCGCCCGCCCTGCCCCCGGTTGCCAGCCGTCTCGCCGCCGCCGGGCCCGCCGCACCGCAGCTGAGCGCGGCGCGGCCCGCCGGATCGGGAGCGGTGCGTCTCGACTGGCGGCCCGGCACCGGAGCGTCCCCTGCCGCCTGGGCGCTGTACCGGGTGACCGGCGGCCGAGCGGTGCTGGCGGCCACCGGCAGCCCGGGGGTCCCCGTGACGGATCCGGCGCCGCCGCCCGCCCCGGTGACCTACTGCCTCACCGCCCTGGACCGGGCCGGGAACGAGGGCCCCCCGTCGAACCCCGCCGGAATCTAG
- a CDS encoding NAD(P)/FAD-dependent oxidoreductase, translated as MGVVVVGAGLAGLACARELVRAGVAVRVLEREPVVGGRLGAACVAGRCADVGAGYFTADDPAFVAQVRQWVSAGLARPWTDTLMTYDRGGPPHPSSGPVRFTARGGLRMLADDLATGLDVTLGCAVTELPRASAVVLAMPGPQALRLLTTSSDAAGPVVEAARLQRWSAVLATVLTYPRRSWPSFRGAFVNEHPVLDRVFDDGDRRGDGAPVLVVHTSAEFAAAHLDRPADAGPEVERATRELLGLPAPATEVHVHPWPYAQPGARPDAAPFVRGAGIALAGDAFGRPRVQTAWLSGRAVGAALAAELG; from the coding sequence GTGGGGGTCGTCGTGGTGGGTGCGGGCCTGGCGGGGCTCGCCTGCGCCCGCGAACTGGTCCGGGCCGGGGTGGCCGTGCGGGTGCTCGAGCGCGAACCGGTCGTCGGTGGGCGGCTGGGCGCGGCCTGCGTCGCCGGACGCTGCGCGGACGTCGGGGCCGGGTACTTCACCGCCGACGATCCGGCGTTCGTCGCGCAGGTGCGGCAGTGGGTGTCGGCGGGCCTGGCCCGGCCGTGGACGGACACCCTGATGACGTACGACCGGGGTGGGCCGCCGCACCCGTCGTCCGGGCCGGTGCGCTTCACCGCCCGGGGCGGGCTGCGCATGCTCGCCGACGACCTCGCCACCGGGCTGGACGTGACGTTGGGGTGCGCGGTGACCGAGCTGCCGCGCGCTTCCGCGGTCGTCCTCGCGATGCCCGGGCCGCAGGCGCTGCGGCTGCTCACCACGAGCTCCGACGCCGCCGGGCCGGTGGTCGAGGCCGCGCGGCTGCAGCGGTGGTCGGCCGTGCTCGCGACGGTGCTGACGTACCCGCGGCGATCCTGGCCGTCCTTTCGCGGCGCGTTCGTCAACGAGCACCCGGTGCTGGACAGGGTGTTCGACGACGGCGACCGCCGGGGCGACGGCGCACCCGTGCTGGTGGTCCACACGAGCGCCGAGTTCGCGGCGGCGCACCTGGACCGGCCCGCCGACGCCGGACCCGAGGTGGAACGCGCCACCCGCGAGCTGCTCGGCCTGCCCGCCCCGGCCACCGAGGTACACGTGCATCCCTGGCCGTACGCCCAGCCGGGGGCGCGACCGGACGCGGCCCCGTTCGTCCGCGGGGCGGGGATCGCGCTGGCCGGTGACGCGTTCGGACGGCCGCGGGTGCAGACGGCCTGGCTGTCCGGACGCGCCGTGGGTGCCGCGCTGGCGGCCGAGCTGGGCTGA
- a CDS encoding methyl-accepting chemotaxis protein, which produces MARAASDGRRRSPLQWFADLRVGGKVLTAVAVPIVGMLVVGLVSLVGINQLKATRSDEVQRQVPYITNLNLAALMASAAATDERTYLIEGDEKFRVATLNRQGTVNNALNAAAKYADTAAEKKAVTTLNAAANQWFTAIRAEFDLFQTDPAAARAAALGPNQALRAKISVQILAELKRANDELVSGTDFDSAVTKTQVRTAVVLAVALIAALVLAFWVARLIVAPLRRVKTVLDSVADGDLTQEAVVTQRDELGAMASALRRATINLRHTLASIGAHAGTLTSSSDELTRISADSATSAERGSRQANEVADAAAAMSRNIQTVAAGAEQMGASIREISHSAAEAASVAARAVDVTGTTSGVMAQLGESSAEIGNVIKVITDIAEQTNLLALNATIEAARAGDAGKGFAVVASEVKDLAQETARATEDISQRIAAIQSDTTGAVSAIEEISTIIGSINEFQTTIASAVEEQTVTTNEMTRNVAEAANAGTRVADSITDVADAVRDTTVASAQANQSATQLADLSTELRRLVAGFRV; this is translated from the coding sequence ATGGCTCGTGCCGCTTCGGACGGCCGCCGGCGCTCGCCGCTGCAATGGTTCGCGGACCTGCGGGTGGGCGGCAAGGTGTTGACCGCCGTCGCGGTCCCGATCGTCGGCATGCTCGTCGTGGGCCTGGTCAGCCTGGTGGGCATCAACCAGCTCAAGGCCACTCGGTCCGATGAGGTCCAGCGCCAGGTGCCGTACATCACGAACCTCAACCTGGCGGCCCTGATGGCCTCGGCGGCCGCCACCGACGAGCGGACCTACCTGATCGAGGGGGACGAGAAGTTCCGGGTCGCCACGCTCAACCGGCAGGGCACGGTCAACAACGCCCTCAACGCCGCCGCCAAGTACGCCGACACCGCCGCGGAGAAGAAGGCGGTCACCACCCTCAACGCCGCCGCGAACCAGTGGTTCACCGCCATCCGGGCCGAGTTCGACCTTTTCCAGACGGATCCGGCCGCGGCCCGCGCCGCCGCCCTCGGCCCGAACCAGGCACTGCGCGCGAAGATCTCGGTCCAGATCCTGGCGGAGCTGAAACGGGCCAACGACGAGCTGGTCAGCGGCACCGACTTCGACTCGGCCGTCACCAAGACCCAGGTCCGCACCGCGGTGGTGCTGGCCGTCGCGCTGATCGCCGCACTGGTGCTGGCCTTCTGGGTCGCCCGCCTGATCGTCGCGCCGCTGCGCCGGGTCAAGACGGTCCTCGATTCCGTCGCCGACGGTGACCTGACCCAGGAAGCGGTCGTGACCCAGCGCGACGAGCTGGGCGCGATGGCCTCCGCGCTGCGCCGGGCCACCATCAACCTGCGCCACACGCTCGCCTCCATCGGCGCGCACGCCGGCACGCTGACCAGTTCCTCCGACGAGCTGACCCGGATCAGCGCGGACAGCGCCACCAGCGCGGAGCGCGGCTCCCGGCAGGCCAACGAGGTCGCCGACGCCGCCGCGGCGATGTCGCGCAACATCCAGACGGTCGCGGCGGGCGCGGAGCAGATGGGTGCCAGCATCCGGGAGATCTCGCACAGCGCCGCCGAGGCCGCCTCGGTGGCCGCCCGCGCGGTCGACGTCACCGGCACCACCAGCGGGGTGATGGCCCAGCTCGGCGAGTCCTCCGCCGAGATCGGCAACGTCATCAAGGTGATCACCGACATCGCGGAGCAGACCAACCTGCTGGCGCTCAACGCCACCATCGAGGCCGCCCGCGCCGGTGACGCCGGCAAGGGCTTCGCCGTGGTGGCCAGCGAGGTCAAGGACCTGGCCCAGGAGACCGCACGGGCCACCGAGGACATCAGCCAGCGGATCGCCGCGATCCAGTCGGACACCACCGGCGCGGTCAGCGCGATCGAGGAGATCAGCACGATCATCGGCAGCATCAACGAGTTCCAGACCACGATCGCCTCGGCCGTCGAGGAGCAGACCGTGACCACCAACGAGATGACCCGCAACGTCGCGGAGGCGGCCAACGCGGGTACCCGGGTCGCGGACAGCATCACCGACGTCGCCGACGCCGTGCGCGACACCACGGTCGCCTCCGCGCAGGCGAACCAGTCCGCCACCCAGCTCGCGGACCTCTCCACCGAGCTGCGGCGGCTGGTCGCCGGATTCCGGGTCTGA
- the glgA gene encoding glycogen synthase: MTDSGALRVDLLTREYPPEVYGGAGVHVEYLARELRPLADVRVHCFGAKRDEPGVTAYPEPEQLRDANAALRTMGIDLAMAAGCAGTDIVHSHTWYANFAGHVAKLLYGVPHVLTTHSLEPLRPWKAEQLGGGYALSSYCERTAVESADAIIAVSGGMKRDVLAAYPGVDPEKIRVVYNGIDTEQYRPDRGTDVVERLGIDLARPSVVFVGRITRQKGLPYLMRACRELPPKAQIVLLAGAPDTPEIAAEVEELAAELRAARDPRGVIWVQEMLPKHEVVQVLTHGTVFVCPSVYEPMGIVNLEAMACETAVVATATGGIPEVVADGETGLLVPIAQADDGTGTPVDPDRFVADLAAALTTLLEDPDRARQMGLAGRRRAVETFSWASIAEDTARVYRSVLGR, translated from the coding sequence GTGACCGACTCGGGGGCCCTGCGCGTGGATCTGCTGACCCGGGAGTACCCGCCGGAGGTGTACGGCGGCGCCGGCGTGCACGTGGAGTATCTCGCCCGCGAGCTGCGTCCCCTCGCCGACGTGCGGGTGCACTGCTTCGGCGCCAAGCGCGACGAGCCCGGGGTCACCGCGTACCCCGAGCCGGAGCAGCTGCGCGACGCCAACGCCGCGCTGCGCACCATGGGGATCGATCTGGCGATGGCCGCCGGCTGCGCCGGCACCGACATCGTGCACAGTCACACCTGGTACGCCAACTTCGCCGGCCACGTCGCCAAGCTGCTGTACGGCGTCCCGCACGTGCTGACCACGCACAGCCTGGAGCCGCTGCGGCCGTGGAAGGCCGAGCAGCTCGGCGGGGGATACGCGCTGTCGTCGTACTGCGAGCGCACCGCCGTGGAGAGCGCCGACGCCATCATCGCGGTCTCCGGCGGGATGAAACGCGACGTGCTGGCCGCGTACCCGGGGGTGGATCCGGAGAAGATCCGGGTGGTCTACAACGGCATCGACACCGAGCAGTACCGGCCCGACCGCGGCACCGACGTCGTCGAGCGGCTCGGCATCGACCTGGCCCGGCCCAGCGTGGTGTTCGTCGGCCGGATCACCCGGCAGAAGGGCCTGCCGTACCTGATGCGGGCCTGCCGGGAGCTGCCGCCGAAGGCGCAGATCGTGCTGCTGGCCGGCGCGCCGGACACCCCGGAGATCGCCGCCGAGGTCGAGGAGCTGGCCGCCGAACTGCGCGCCGCCCGCGACCCGCGGGGGGTGATCTGGGTGCAGGAGATGCTGCCCAAGCACGAGGTCGTGCAGGTACTCACGCACGGCACGGTCTTCGTCTGCCCGTCGGTGTACGAGCCGATGGGCATCGTCAACCTGGAGGCCATGGCCTGCGAGACCGCCGTGGTGGCCACCGCGACCGGCGGCATCCCGGAGGTGGTGGCGGACGGCGAGACCGGGCTGCTCGTGCCGATCGCGCAGGCCGACGACGGCACCGGCACCCCGGTGGACCCGGACCGCTTCGTCGCCGACCTCGCGGCCGCGCTCACCACGCTGCTCGAGGACCCGGACCGGGCCCGCCAGATGGGGCTCGCGGGACGGCGCCGGGCGGTCGAGACGTTCTCCTGGGCGAGCATCGCGGAGGACACCGCGCGGGTGTACCGCTCGGTGCTGGGCCGCTGA